One genomic segment of Leptospirales bacterium includes these proteins:
- a CDS encoding glycosyltransferase has product MISCPLVPLSISEQIFLPRYLPAHYDLLWIPHFNFPALTRGPHLVTLHDLSLRSAHYPASTLQRLYARILFPIMARRARAILSDSGATLRELIRYYGNRANLYRSHLGVDVRRFGKKSRIGRSSGGGEILCIGSVKPHKNIGRLLQAYSLLPDKKRPDLAIIGRTSGLRTMDSASLAAGQSMPQVHFLGELADAELVTRLQRASLFVFPTLFEGFGFPPLEAMAAGVPVAASNIPVLHEICGDAPYYFDPLLPSDIANAIQAALRPGRQRRLKQGLGTKRISQFQWSHTIAETSAVLDIALNPEYSVTGPSLNFYKARVARYAIKRSAIRKRPSRLQPLVSIITVTLNARTTIEQTIRSVWAQDYPNIEYIVLDGGSSDGTWEFLQKFRSRFSTLVQIDDLGISDALNQGIAMARGEIIGLIHSDDWYEPEAVGLSVEALRRQLDRGFVCAAQQYWRNEQRDALFPSHPEKIGIDMTVNHPTCFVRRSVYQEAGLFKLHYKAAMDYEYFLRLRRLNIRGIALSQVTANMRYGGTSDRGWVRGLSEIRMAQSEIYPGSIRFMLFFFAKAVKSVSGRLLESLGLQRTLRFYRQHISSFTRTFSNPPDPADKSTN; this is encoded by the coding sequence TTGATTTCTTGTCCGCTGGTCCCTCTTTCCATATCTGAACAGATATTCCTTCCGCGCTACTTGCCAGCGCACTACGACTTACTCTGGATTCCACACTTCAACTTCCCGGCGCTCACACGCGGTCCGCATCTTGTTACGCTTCACGATCTTTCGTTGCGCAGTGCGCACTATCCAGCCTCCACTTTGCAGAGACTCTACGCTCGCATTCTATTTCCTATCATGGCGCGCCGCGCCCGAGCGATCTTGTCTGATTCGGGCGCCACACTGCGCGAGCTTATTCGCTACTACGGCAACCGCGCTAACCTCTACCGATCACATCTTGGCGTGGATGTCCGCCGCTTCGGAAAGAAGTCGCGAATTGGCCGTTCCAGCGGGGGCGGCGAGATCTTATGCATAGGCAGCGTGAAGCCGCACAAGAACATCGGTCGTCTGCTTCAAGCGTATAGCCTGTTGCCTGATAAGAAACGACCTGACCTTGCTATCATCGGCCGCACTTCCGGACTCCGCACCATGGACTCCGCATCGCTGGCAGCGGGTCAATCAATGCCACAGGTGCATTTTCTTGGAGAGCTAGCTGATGCTGAGCTGGTTACGCGCTTGCAACGCGCATCGCTCTTTGTGTTTCCCACTCTATTCGAAGGATTCGGATTCCCGCCGCTCGAAGCAATGGCAGCCGGAGTGCCAGTGGCAGCGTCCAACATTCCCGTGCTTCACGAGATCTGCGGGGACGCGCCCTATTACTTTGATCCCCTTCTTCCTTCGGATATTGCCAACGCGATACAAGCTGCGCTTCGGCCCGGCCGCCAGCGACGCTTGAAGCAAGGTCTCGGTACAAAGCGCATCAGCCAATTCCAATGGTCGCACACCATTGCCGAAACTTCTGCCGTTCTGGACATTGCACTGAATCCAGAATACAGTGTCACTGGGCCATCGCTGAACTTCTACAAGGCTCGGGTCGCACGGTACGCCATCAAGCGGTCCGCGATCCGAAAGCGACCCTCCAGGTTACAACCGCTGGTTAGCATTATTACGGTTACCTTGAATGCACGTACAACGATAGAGCAGACGATTCGATCCGTATGGGCGCAGGACTACCCAAACATTGAATACATTGTCCTGGATGGCGGCTCAAGTGATGGTACCTGGGAATTTTTACAAAAGTTCCGATCACGGTTTTCGACTCTTGTTCAAATTGATGACCTTGGCATCAGCGATGCCTTAAATCAAGGTATTGCCATGGCTCGCGGCGAAATCATCGGGTTGATCCATTCGGATGATTGGTACGAACCTGAAGCGGTAGGATTGTCGGTTGAGGCTTTGCGGCGCCAGTTAGATCGGGGCTTCGTCTGCGCCGCGCAACAATACTGGCGAAATGAGCAACGCGATGCTCTTTTCCCATCGCATCCGGAAAAGATTGGCATCGATATGACAGTCAATCATCCGACATGTTTTGTGCGTCGATCTGTCTATCAAGAAGCCGGACTCTTCAAATTGCATTACAAAGCCGCCATGGACTATGAGTATTTTCTCCGTCTCCGTCGCTTGAACATTCGGGGAATTGCGCTATCCCAGGTCACTGCAAACATGCGCTATGGCGGCACAAGCGATCGAGGGTGGGTGCGCGGCCTCTCGGAAATCCGAATGGCGCAAAGCGAAATCTATCCGGGATCCATTCGCTTCATGCTATTTTTTTTCGCCAAAGCTGTCAAATCTGTCTCTGGTCGCCTCCTGGAAAGTCTCGGATTGCAGCGAACTCTCCGGTTCTACAGGCAGCACATTTCCAGTTTCACGCGAACCTTCTCCAATCCGCCGGACCCAGCCGACAAATCAACGAATTAG